Proteins from a single region of Novosphingobium sp. CECT 9465:
- a CDS encoding rod shape-determining protein MreD, with the protein MTWTGIGTASDEVVRKRINREPLPVLAVGLPWASIILASMASFSPIIASAPVLPPVAYMMLLGWRMMRPGMLPVWAGLPLGFVDDLYSGQTFGSGILLWSITMLAMEVIDERFLWRGFGQDWMVASVLTTIYLALCASLAGIATGYPLPIVIVPQVLISIMLYPVITGIVALLDRVRLLPLKRL; encoded by the coding sequence GTGACCTGGACCGGGATCGGCACAGCAAGTGACGAGGTCGTGCGCAAGCGGATCAATCGCGAACCGCTCCCGGTTCTTGCCGTCGGCCTGCCGTGGGCCAGCATCATCCTTGCATCGATGGCCAGCTTCTCTCCGATCATCGCTTCCGCTCCGGTCCTGCCGCCCGTCGCCTACATGATGTTGCTCGGCTGGCGCATGATGCGACCGGGCATGTTGCCCGTCTGGGCGGGGTTGCCGCTCGGCTTTGTAGACGATCTCTATTCCGGCCAGACGTTCGGCTCCGGTATCCTGCTCTGGTCGATCACCATGCTGGCGATGGAAGTGATTGACGAGCGCTTCCTGTGGCGCGGATTCGGCCAGGACTGGATGGTCGCCAGTGTGCTGACCACAATCTACCTCGCGCTTTGCGCATCGTTGGCCGGGATTGCCACGGGTTACCCGCTGCCCATCGTGATCGTGCCGCAAGTGTTGATATCGATCATGCTTTACCCGGTCATCACGGGCATTGTCGCCTTGCTGGACCGGGTGCGCCTGCTGCCCCTCAAGCGGCTATGA
- the mreC gene encoding rod shape-determining protein MreC: MARSRDRRPGYSRRAQYGIFTGYVIAILGVMAGVVVLVTSLINPEAFSFARSSAAEVARPLGKAGAAGRASGQGVFGAIGAYFKAGQQNADLRREVDAARASAISMQSLQDENRRLKALLGIVDPARKPVATVHLIGSTASSTRRFAVIDAGLRQGVKPGFPVRAASGLIGRVIEAGPDTARVLLVTDPENVVPVRRSRDGLAAFVQGASNGRIDIRLINMGVNPVRKGDVFVTSGSGGLYPPGIPVAVATDPHRDGATGHLAADPADHEFVIVEPSYQAQASAQLQQITKDGAATPAEAP, translated from the coding sequence ATGGCGCGGTCGCGGGACCGGCGCCCGGGCTATTCGCGCAGGGCGCAGTACGGGATATTCACTGGCTACGTGATCGCCATCCTGGGCGTCATGGCCGGTGTGGTCGTGCTCGTCACGTCGCTGATCAACCCGGAGGCTTTCTCCTTCGCGCGCAGTTCTGCGGCGGAAGTCGCGCGTCCGCTCGGTAAGGCCGGTGCCGCGGGTCGGGCAAGCGGTCAGGGCGTTTTCGGCGCGATCGGCGCCTACTTCAAGGCAGGACAGCAAAACGCGGATCTTCGGCGCGAAGTCGATGCCGCCCGTGCCAGCGCCATATCCATGCAATCACTGCAGGATGAAAACCGCCGACTGAAGGCCCTGCTGGGGATTGTCGATCCGGCGCGCAAGCCTGTGGCGACAGTGCATCTCATCGGATCAACGGCATCGAGCACCCGTCGCTTCGCGGTGATCGATGCGGGGTTGCGGCAAGGCGTGAAGCCGGGCTTCCCCGTGCGTGCGGCGTCCGGCCTGATCGGGCGCGTGATCGAGGCGGGTCCAGATACGGCGCGTGTTCTCCTGGTAACCGATCCCGAAAACGTCGTGCCGGTCCGGCGCTCACGCGATGGTCTTGCCGCGTTCGTGCAAGGGGCTTCGAACGGACGCATCGATATCCGCCTGATCAATATGGGCGTGAACCCGGTCAGGAAGGGCGATGTCTTCGTTACATCCGGCTCTGGCGGGTTGTATCCGCCAGGCATTCCCGTGGCGGTGGCGACCGACCCGCACCGCGATGGTGCCACCGGGCACCTTGCCGCTGACCCTGCCGATCACGAATTCGTCATCGTCGAACCAAGCTACCAGGCGCAGGCCAGCGCACAGTTGCAACAGATCACAAAGGACGGCGCGGCCACCCCCGCCGAAGCGCCGTGA
- a CDS encoding rod shape-determining protein, which produces MASIFSRFFKFGTQNIAIDLGTANTLVYVQDRGIVLNEPSVVAIETINGIKRVKAVGDDAKMMMGKTPDNIEAIRPLRDGVIADIEVAEEMIKHFIRKVNGSKSLLRYPEIVICVPSGATSVEKRAIRDAASNAGASQVYLILEPMAAAIGADMPVTEPVGSMVVDIGGGTTEVAVLSLRGLAYTTSVRVGGDKMDEAIVSYVRRHHNLLIGEGTAERIKKDYGIATIPADGVGETIAIKGRDLVNGVPKEITITQANVAEALSEPIGAIVEGVRIALENTAPELAADIVDQGIVLTGGGALIRGLDEHLREETGLPVSVAEDPLSCVALGTGRAMEDPIYRGVLTTA; this is translated from the coding sequence ATGGCTTCGATCTTTTCCCGATTCTTCAAGTTCGGCACCCAGAATATCGCGATCGACCTTGGAACGGCCAATACCCTGGTATATGTCCAGGACCGCGGCATCGTTCTGAACGAACCTTCCGTCGTCGCCATCGAAACAATCAACGGAATCAAGCGTGTCAAAGCCGTGGGCGATGATGCCAAGATGATGATGGGCAAGACGCCCGACAACATCGAAGCGATCCGCCCCTTGCGCGATGGCGTGATCGCCGACATCGAAGTTGCCGAGGAAATGATCAAGCATTTCATCCGCAAGGTGAACGGATCGAAAAGCCTGCTGCGCTATCCCGAAATCGTGATTTGCGTACCATCGGGCGCGACGTCGGTTGAAAAGCGCGCGATTCGCGATGCGGCCAGCAATGCCGGCGCCAGCCAAGTCTATCTCATCCTCGAACCGATGGCGGCGGCAATCGGTGCAGACATGCCCGTTACCGAGCCGGTCGGCTCGATGGTGGTCGACATCGGCGGCGGCACGACCGAAGTCGCCGTGCTGTCGTTGCGAGGGCTTGCCTATACCACATCAGTGCGCGTGGGTGGTGACAAGATGGACGAGGCGATCGTGTCCTACGTGCGCCGCCACCACAACCTGCTGATCGGTGAAGGCACCGCCGAACGCATCAAGAAGGACTATGGCATCGCCACGATCCCGGCTGATGGCGTGGGCGAAACCATCGCGATCAAGGGGCGCGATCTGGTGAACGGCGTACCAAAGGAAATCACCATCACACAGGCCAATGTGGCCGAGGCCCTGTCCGAACCGATCGGCGCCATCGTCGAAGGTGTGCGCATCGCCCTGGAAAACACCGCACCGGAACTGGCCGCAGATATCGTCGATCAAGGAATCGTGCTTACCGGCGGCGGCGCATTGATTCGCGGGCTTGATGAACATCTTCGTGAAGAAACCGGCCTTCCGGTCAGCGTTGCCGAAGATCCGCTGTCATGTGTGGCGCTGGGCACCGGCCGCGCGATGGAAGATCCGATCTATCGCGGCGTTCTGACCACCGCCTGA
- the mutL gene encoding DNA mismatch repair endonuclease MutL — protein MPMIRRLPETLINRIAAGEVVERPASALKELVENAVDAGATHIHVRLSEGGLAMIEVSDDGCGMRPDEIELALERHATSKLPDEAIEEVETLGFRGEALPSIASVARVTIESRPQGIADGWKRVVDNGALLSEGPAALPPGTRVRVEQLFEKIPARRKFLRSPRSEWAAALDVVRRLAMARPDLGFTLEHDGRRALHVQPDETLEARVAQLVARELAGNSVKVDLVRGDYHLTGVAGLPTFNRGVADHQYLFVNGRPVKDRLLIGAVRGAYADMLARDRHAVLALFLQVPGSEVDVNVHPAKTEVRFRDPQLVRGMVVSGLRHALSSGDRRSAQAPSASAMAAWQAEPIAPPQQASIFAQPWRPEARVADAGQAWRGYEQSVMAPMAARAEEASEPVVAAAQHPLGVARGQVANTYIVAEAEDGLVIVDQHAAHERLVLERLRAGGAGQGTAPSQALLIGEVVELEEVACDRLEEAAGKLAEFGLVLERFGPGAMLVRAIPAALTKGDPAKLVADVADDLALHGDALLLGEKLDLILATMACHGSVRAGRVLSVAEMNALLREMEVTPRSGQCNHGRPTWIKLAHGDIEKLFGRK, from the coding sequence ATGCCCATGATCCGCCGCCTTCCTGAAACTTTGATCAACCGCATCGCCGCTGGCGAGGTGGTGGAACGGCCTGCCAGTGCGCTGAAGGAACTGGTTGAAAACGCCGTCGATGCGGGCGCAACGCACATCCATGTGCGCCTTTCCGAAGGCGGTCTGGCGATGATCGAGGTGTCTGACGATGGGTGCGGCATGCGGCCGGACGAGATCGAACTGGCGCTGGAGCGCCATGCCACATCGAAACTGCCTGACGAGGCGATCGAAGAGGTCGAAACGCTCGGCTTCCGCGGAGAGGCCCTGCCGTCGATTGCATCGGTCGCGCGGGTAACCATCGAGAGTCGCCCCCAGGGAATCGCTGATGGATGGAAGCGCGTCGTCGACAATGGCGCATTGCTGTCCGAAGGCCCTGCCGCCTTGCCGCCGGGCACCCGCGTCCGCGTTGAGCAGCTCTTCGAGAAGATACCCGCCCGCCGCAAGTTCCTGAGAAGCCCTCGCTCCGAATGGGCGGCGGCGCTGGACGTGGTGCGCCGTCTTGCCATGGCACGGCCCGATCTGGGTTTCACGCTGGAGCATGATGGCCGCCGCGCTTTGCACGTCCAGCCCGACGAGACACTGGAGGCGCGCGTGGCGCAACTGGTGGCGCGTGAACTGGCGGGCAATTCGGTCAAGGTCGATCTGGTGCGCGGCGATTATCACCTGACCGGTGTGGCAGGCCTGCCCACGTTCAATCGCGGCGTGGCCGATCACCAGTACCTGTTCGTCAATGGCCGGCCGGTGAAGGACCGCCTGCTGATCGGCGCGGTGCGCGGTGCCTATGCCGATATGCTGGCGCGCGATCGTCATGCGGTGCTGGCGCTGTTTCTGCAGGTTCCGGGCAGCGAAGTGGACGTCAATGTCCATCCGGCCAAGACCGAAGTGCGCTTTCGCGATCCGCAACTGGTGCGCGGCATGGTTGTTTCCGGCCTGCGCCATGCCTTGTCGAGCGGCGACCGGCGTTCAGCGCAAGCCCCATCCGCCAGCGCCATGGCAGCGTGGCAGGCAGAACCGATCGCGCCACCGCAGCAGGCGTCAATCTTTGCGCAACCGTGGAGGCCCGAAGCGCGCGTTGCCGATGCCGGGCAGGCATGGCGCGGTTATGAGCAATCGGTGATGGCACCGATGGCGGCGCGGGCGGAGGAGGCTTCGGAGCCGGTCGTGGCAGCGGCGCAGCATCCGTTGGGCGTGGCGCGCGGGCAGGTGGCCAACACCTATATCGTGGCAGAGGCCGAGGACGGGCTGGTGATCGTCGATCAGCACGCCGCGCACGAACGGCTGGTGCTGGAACGGTTGCGCGCGGGCGGGGCGGGGCAGGGGACTGCACCCAGCCAGGCACTGCTGATCGGCGAAGTCGTCGAACTTGAGGAAGTCGCCTGCGACCGGCTTGAGGAAGCGGCGGGCAAGCTGGCGGAATTCGGGCTGGTGCTGGAGCGCTTCGGCCCCGGCGCCATGCTGGTCCGCGCTATTCCCGCAGCGCTGACCAAGGGCGATCCGGCCAAACTGGTCGCCGATGTGGCAGACGATCTTGCGTTGCACGGCGATGCGCTGTTGCTGGGCGAGAAGCTCGATCTGATCCTGGCCACGATGGCCTGCCATGGGTCTGTGCGGGCAGGGCGGGTGCTGTCGGTGGCCGAGATGAACGCCCTGCTACGCGAAATGGAAGTGACGCCACGCTCCGGCCAGTGCAATCACGGACGCCCGACGTGGATCAAGCTGGCCCACGGCGATATCGAGAAACTGTTCGGGAGGAAGTGA
- a CDS encoding DUF1206 domain-containing protein, whose amino-acid sequence MVDKSEKVVWLARIGFATRGVVYVLLGYLALTTAKYQTVDDGAGDAFAMMAEVPVGWAVLYIAAAGLLGYALYRFSAALFDIERKGTGAKGLAHRAGYFASAVVHTGMAWTAAKFAGGARHAGEDQSARWAESALGYSLGSTALGIVGIALIIAAALQARNAVTADFMKHVSSRAPQATCWIGRAGHAARSVVFAVIGWSLLRSAWFERSSEVLSLGGAINDLRGTGWTFTLVAAGLLLFGVFSIILARYRTIPDPSPDRSFR is encoded by the coding sequence ATGGTCGACAAGTCGGAAAAAGTCGTGTGGCTGGCGCGTATAGGGTTTGCCACGCGCGGGGTTGTCTATGTCCTGCTGGGATACCTTGCTCTTACCACCGCAAAGTATCAAACGGTTGATGACGGGGCAGGTGATGCTTTTGCGATGATGGCTGAAGTGCCCGTCGGCTGGGCCGTGCTCTACATCGCTGCGGCAGGGCTTCTGGGCTATGCGCTTTACCGCTTTTCCGCGGCCCTGTTCGACATTGAACGCAAGGGAACCGGCGCGAAGGGTTTGGCACACCGGGCTGGCTACTTCGCTAGCGCCGTGGTCCACACGGGTATGGCATGGACAGCGGCAAAATTCGCCGGTGGCGCCAGACACGCGGGCGAGGACCAATCGGCACGGTGGGCCGAAAGTGCCCTCGGATATTCCCTTGGCTCAACGGCGTTGGGCATTGTCGGAATCGCGCTGATAATTGCAGCCGCGCTTCAGGCGAGGAACGCTGTCACTGCCGATTTCATGAAGCACGTGTCATCGCGCGCACCGCAGGCAACATGCTGGATCGGCCGCGCCGGACATGCCGCAAGATCTGTGGTATTCGCGGTGATCGGCTGGTCGCTGCTCCGCTCAGCATGGTTCGAACGCAGCAGCGAAGTGCTGTCTCTGGGCGGTGCGATCAACGATTTGCGCGGCACCGGCTGGACGTTCACGCTGGTAGCGGCAGGGCTATTGCTGTTCGGCGTGTTCAGCATCATTCTTGCGCGCTATCGGACGATCCCCGATCCATCGCCAGACAGGTCGTTCAGGTGA